The following are encoded together in the Humulus lupulus chromosome 5, drHumLupu1.1, whole genome shotgun sequence genome:
- the LOC133778527 gene encoding uncharacterized protein LOC133778527, producing MLSSSCSQALLRRPFLPPSTPITRVSNRPRERFPITRSFRISEPHFSPLKKEWKRISCFRQEDSSSETQKSAYIDHSSPEEVIKSETQKTSEYIEHSCAPLELVNSDCSNSNAVKRDLPLSLWELANAVFKSIENRWTVPWTAETIMQVMLLWVAAFCFIGSSVAPIATHMAGLSRESLTLRGQAFFSLLTDVTEGLAGIMILHRCLSRFRPLPPDWFRFSFKGNWYIDVALGCLMFPLVNGLSHFNLKLLPLLPSTPVTLSSVEQSVMACDRVAMALYAIVVSVCAPVWEEIVFRGFLLPSLTKYMPVWCAILVSSVVFAMAHFNVQKMLPLIFLGVVMGAVFARSRNLLPSMLLHSLWNSFVFLDLMK from the exons ATGTTGAGCTCGTCTTGCTCTCAGGCCCTTCTCCGCCGCCCTTTTCTTCCTCCCTCAACCCCAATTACTAGGGTTTCTAATCGACCCAGAGAGAGATTTCCAATTACCCGGAGCTTTCGGATCTCTGAACCCCATTTCAGTCCCTTAAAGAAG GAGTGGAAAAGAATTTCATGTTTTAGACAAGAGGATTCTTCATCAGAAACCCAGAAATCTGCATACATTGACCACTCTTCGCCAGAGGAAGTCATTAAATCTGAAACCCAGAAGACGTCTGAATACATTGAACACTCTTGTGCACCTTTGGAACTCGTGAATTCTGACTGCAGTAATTCAAATGCAGTCAAAAGAGATTTGCCATTAAGTCTTTGGGAG CTTGCAAATGCAGTTTTCAAATCAATAGAGAATCGATGGACTGTACCATGGACAGCAGAGACCATAATGCAG GTTATGCTTCTTTGGGTTGCTGCATTCTGTTTTATAGGTTCTTCGGTGGCTCCAATAGCAACCCATATGGCTGGTTTGAGTAGGGAATCGCTAACGCTTCGAGGACAAGCCTTTTTCAGCCTGTTAACAGATGTAACTGAAGGACTTGCTGGAATAATGATTCTTCATCGCTGCCTGTCTCGGTTTCGTCCCCTCCCACCAGATTGGTTTAGATTTAGCTTCAAAGGAAACTGGTACATCGATGTTGCTTTGGGATGTCTTATGTTTCCCCTTGTCAACGGACTCTCACATTTCAATCTCAAACTCTTACCTCTTTTGCCATCCACACCCGTCACTCTGTCAAGTGTTGAGCAGTCAGTAATGGCATGCGATCGAGTAGCAATGGCACTGTATGCAATAGTAGTCTCAGTTTGTGCTCCTGTGTGGGAAGAGATTGTCTTTAGGggctttcttcttccttctttgaccAAGTACATGCCAGTGTGGTGTGCAATTCTGGTTAGTTCAGTTGTCTTTGCCATGGCACATTTCAACGTACAGAAGATGCTTCCGCTTATttttcttggggttgtgatgggTGCTGTCTTTGCACGGTCAAGAAATCTATTGCCGTCAATGCTCTTGCACAGCCTTTGGAATAGCTTCGTCTTTCTAGACTTAATGAAGTAA
- the LOC133778528 gene encoding potassium transporter 3 yields MVETRDRRKFLVLVYQSLGLVFGDLTISPLYVYKSTFAGKLRHYQSEDVVFGAFSMIFWTLTFLSLFKYVVFVLSADDNGEGGIIALYSLLCQKAKFCLLPNLQASDEELSNPGYSNRNVSPSLLRRIIEKHKEIKKCLLLLVLLGACMVISIGIFAPAISVLSSIEGLKFQAKDVHNNTVVLIACVLLVFLFFLQHRGFHKVAFLFTPIIILWLLSITAVGIYNTFRWNPRVYQALSPYYVYNFFRVTGKDGWISLGGIMLCISGSEAMFTDLGHFSATSIRVAFSCVIYPCLVLQYMGQAAFLSKNLSSAPLSFYASIPDPFFWPVFAVATLAGIVASQAVISTTLMIIKECNAFGCFPRVKIVHTRRWLPGQVYIPEINWILMVLSLSVTLGFRNTNHIGNAYGIAYMTMTMVTTCLTSLVINLAWQKSAVVALLFSVLFGSVEIIYFSSSCMRIPKGGWTPLLFSVIFLVIMYVWYYGSWKKYSQDLHNKLSMRWILTLGPSLGIIKVPGIGLIYTELATGVPETFTHFLTTLPAFYQVVVFVCIKTVPVSHVSHKERYLIGRIGPKSYRLYRCIIRNGYKDICKNEEEFESELVMSIAEFIQMEAEGCGAVDGSVDGRMAVVRTSEKFGTRLVISTPLGPGGSSISNQTSVILSGYKSPTLQKLQASYEQEYSPQLTYRRGRRFELLNTKYKDPRVKEELLELVEAKCAGVTYVIGHSHVKARSNSSFLHKFAINIAYSFLRKNCRSPAVALNIPHICLIEVGMNYCV; encoded by the exons ATG GTTGAAACAAGAGACCGGCGTAAATTTCTTGTCTTGGTATATCAGAGTTTGGGTTTGGTTTTTGGCGACTTGACCATTTCCCCACTTTATGTTTATAAAAGTACATTTGCTGGAAAGTTGCGCCATTACCAATCTGAAGATGTAGTGTTTGGTGCATTTTCTATGATATTTTGGACTCTTACCTTTCTTTCATTGTTCAAGTATGTTGTTTTTGTACTGAGTGCAGATGATAATGGTGAAG GAGGGATCATAGCATTGTACTCGCTTCTTTGCCAAAAAGCAAAATTCTGTTTGCTCCCTAATCTTCAAGCATCTGATGAAGAGCTTTCTAACCCAGGCTACTCAAACAGAAATGTATCTCCTTCTTTGTTAAGAAGAATTATTGAAAAGCATAAAGAAATAAAGAAGTGTTTACTTCTTTTAGTATTGTTGGGAGCTTGTATGGTGATCAGTATTGGTATCTTTGCACCTGCAATTTCTG TTCTTTCCTCTATTGAAGGACTGAAATTTCAAGCAAAGGATGTACATAATA ATACTGTGGTCCTTATTGCCTGTGTTCTGTTAGTATTCCTTTTTTTCTTGCAACACCGAGGCTTTCACAAGGTGGCATTCTTGTTTACTCCCATTATAATCCTGTGGCTGCTGTCCATCACTGCTGTTGGAATCTACAATACTTTTAGATGGAATCCAAGAGTATACCAGGCTCTATCTCCATATTACGTTTACAATTTTTTTAGGGTTACAGGAAAAGATGGTTGGATCTCACTTGGAGGAATAATGTTATGTATTTCTG GAAGTGAGGCTATGTTTACAGACCTTGGCCATTTCTCTGCAACATCAATCAGG GTTGCATTTTCATGTGTTATATATCCATGTCTGGTACTTCAATACATGGGGCAAGCTGCATTTCTTTCCAAGAACTTATCCTCAGCACCTCTGAGCTTTTATGCTTCTATTCCTG ATCCCTTCTTTTGGCCAGTTTTTGCCGTGGCAACTCTGGCTGGGATTGTTGCTAGTCAGGCAGTTATCTCCACCACATTAATGATTATCAAAGAGTGCAATGCTTTTGGATGTTTCCCCCGTGTCAAGATTGTACACACAAGGAGATGGCTTCCTGGTCAAGTATACATTCCAGAGATAAACTGGATCCTCATGGTTCTCAGTCTATCAGTCACTCTCGGTTTTCGAAACACAAATCATATAGGAAATGCTtatg GCATAGCATACATGACAATGACAATGGTGACAACGTGTTTGACATCACTTGTCATTAACCTCGCATGGCAGAAGTCTGCTGTGGTTGCCCTTTTATTCAGTGTGCTATTCGGATCAGTTGAGATCATTTACTTCTCGTCTTCTTGTATGAGAATCCCTAAAGGTGGATGGACACCTCTACTGTTCTCTGTAATCTTCTTGGTCATTATGTATGTGTGGTATTATGGGTCGTGGAAGAAATATTCACAAGACCTTCATAACAAGCTTTCCATGAGGTGGATCCTCACACTAGGTCCTAGTCTTGGGATCATTAAAGTTCCTGGAATCGGTCTCATCTACACAGAACTAGCCACTGGAGTCCCAGAAACATTTACTCACTTCTTAACCACCTTACCAGCTTTTTACCAAGTGGTTGTATTCGTGTGTATTAAAACTGTTCCTGTATCTCATGTATCCCATAAAGAAAGGTATCTCATTGGTCGGATTGGTCCCAAATCCTACAGGTTGTACCGCTGCATTATTCGAAATGGTTATAAAGACATATGTAAAAATGAAGAAGAGTTCGAAAGTGAATTAGTGATGAGCATAGCAGAGTTCATCCAAATGGAGGCAGAGGGCTGTGGGGCAGTGGATGGCTCCGTGGATGGTCGGATGGCAGTTGTGCGTACATCTGAAAAGTTCGGTACAAGATTAGTGATATCAACGCCGTTGGGTCCTGGAGGAAGCAGCATCTCTAATCAAACATCGGTGATTTTGAGTGGCTACAAGTCTCCCACATTACAGAAATTACAGGCTAGTTATGAGCAAGAATATTCACCTCAGCTCACCTATAGGAGGGGGCGGCGATTCGAGTTGCTGAACACTAAGTACAAAGATCCTCGTGTCAAGGAAGAGCTTTTGGAACTCGTTGAAGCTAAGTGCGCTGGGGTAACATACGTTATAGGCCACTCGCATGTAAAGGCGCGGTCAAATTCATCATTTCTACACAAGTTTGCTATAAATATAGCCTACTCTTTCCTGAGAAAGAACTGCCGATCCCCTGCTGTGGCCTTAAATATTCCTCATATTTGTTTAATTGAGGTGGGTATGAACTACTGTGTCTAG